In Ostrea edulis chromosome 4, xbOstEdul1.1, whole genome shotgun sequence, a single window of DNA contains:
- the LOC125668380 gene encoding major facilitator superfamily domain-containing protein 1-like translates to MDQTDWRWRYLLLACDCLIAFGCFYCVDIPSALQTELQSSHTNCTDVPKNETCCEECLGIGPDHYNQLYAVFSWTNAVIVLPIGVLLDRIGNRITSIVSTLMAAFGAALFALSVTSWFRMTAAMFPMMIVSRGILGAANGGCQLVQDRVIAYWFPDKLGLAFGAIVSVIRCGNVLNFFITSNIAKDHGVPFALWTGVMMCGVGFLAAVGYCILDTIGCRKMDKNHVFNVKSPPLKCSDIRKFPLSYWLVAVMISTYYSCFIPYVANGSKFIQDKYGYSRVKSSYINGAVYDVSIVVCLSTGLFLDRFGGRAISATVGGALCVPVIISLSFFELPPLLLTICFGAFYSVTVVSLWPSIAKVVPLATVGTANGIAAFLQGLNVGLTNLGMGKILGAVEESDMNNRLTKWKIALTVLLCQASICTILGIWLNVSEKMKKGSLNGRYKKLVTITTTNEKSPLIESKEDFYESIDSGYSIQT, encoded by the exons ATGGATCAGACAGACT GGAGATGGAGATACCTACTGCTGGCGTGTGACTGCCTCATTGCCTTTGGGTGTTTTTATTGTGTTGATATTCCAAGTGCTCTACAGACAGAACTTCAGAGCTCACAT ACAAACTGTACTGATGTGCCAAAAAACGAAACTTGTTGTGAGGAATGCCTCGGGATCGGGCCAGACCACTACAATCAACTCTACGCCGTCTTCTCATGGAC aaacGCCGTGATTGTGTTGCCTATCGGGGTTCTGCTGGATCGCATTGGAAACAGAA TAACATCGATAGTATCCACGTTGATGGCTGCTTTTGGGGCAGCTTTATTTGCTTTGTCGGTGACGTCATGGTTCCGAATGACGGCAGCCATGTTCCCAATGATGATCGTAAGTCGAGGGATTCTGGGAGCAGCAAACGGAGGATGTCAAC TTGTACAGGATCGAGTCATAGCGTACTGGTTCCCTGATAAACTTGGTCTGGCCTTCGGAGCCATTGTTAGCGTCATCAGATGTGGTAACGTTTTAAACTTTTTCATCACGTCGAACATTGCCAAGGATCATGGAGTTCCATTTGCTCTCTGGACAG GTGTGATGATGTGTGGTGTCGGGTTTCTGGCTGCAGTGGGGTACTGCATTTTAGACACAATTGGTTGTCGTAAAATGGACAAGAATCACGTGTTCAATGTTAAATCTCCACCGTTG AAATGTAGCGATATAAGAAAATTCCCCCTGTCTTACTGGCTGGTGGCTGTGATGATCTCCACTTACTACAGCTGTTTTATTCCTTACGTGGCTAACGGGAG TAAATTCATACAAGACAAGTACGGTTATTCCCGCGTGAAGTCATCGTACATAAATGGGGCTGTATATGACGTATCCATTGTCGTCTGCCTGTCCACGGGTCTATTTCTA GACAGATTTGGAGGAAGAGCAATCTCAGCGACTGTTGGTGGCGCCCTCTGTGTTCCTGTTATCATCTCCCTTTCCTTTTTTGAGCTACCTCCTCTGCTACTAACTATTTGTTTTGGAGCCTTTTACTCGGTCACAGTT GTAAGTCTTTGGCCTTCTATTGCTAAAGTTGTCCCGCTTGCAACTGTTGGAACTGCAAATGGAATAGCGGCATTTCTTCAAGGATTAAACGTTGGTCTTACTAACCTTGGGATGGGCAAAATCCTCGGAGCTGTTGAAGA GTCGGATATGAACAACAGACTTACCAAGTGGAAGATAGCCCTGACAGTGTTATTATGTCAGGCCTCCATTTGTACCATACTCGGTATATGGCTTAACGTCAGCGAAAAAATGAAG AAAGGATCCTTGAATGGACGATACAAGAAGCTGGTGACTATTACAACTACTAATGAGAAATCGCCACTGATAGAGAGCAAAGAAGACTTCTACGAGTCTATCGACTCCGGTTACTCTATTCAAACTTAG